The DNA window TCTTGGTCGCGCCCTCGGGGTTGTCGAACTGCGGGCGCTCGAGCACGCCGGTCCAGAGCGCGCGCCCGCGCCGCCGCTCGAGCTCGTACGCGCGCGTGCGCACCGCGCGGTTGCGGTAGCTCGCGCGCCCGTTCTCGAGCCGCACCGCGTGCAGCATGCCGTCGCCGTCGAGCCAGTGATACGCGCCGAGCGGCGGGAACTGCGGATTGGGTCCGTTGCGCACGAACGTGCCGGCGAGCTCGCGCGGTAACTCACCGCGCACCGGCAGGTCGTCGGCCGCGAGCTCGTGCTCGACGGGTGCGAAGTTCCCCTCGAGGAACGGGCTCTTCGGCATCGGCGCGATTCTAGCGCGCGGCCGCGTCGAGCCGAGTGGCCGGGGCGCCGCCGTCGACGCCGAGCCAGGTGAGTCGGCCCGCGCCGGGGTCGAGCTCGACCTGCGGCCGCAGCGCGCGTGCGGCGCCGGGCACGGGACGCAGCTCGAGTCTCCCGCCGCGGAACGCCAAGCTGCGCGCGCGCCCGGCTGCGTCGGCCACCACGAGCTCGCCGGTGCCGCCCGCGTAGGCCGCACGCCGGCGCAGGTGGTCGATCCCGGCCTCGAGGTCGCGCGCGCGGAACAGGAGCTCCTGCGCGAGGAAGCGCAGCGAGAGCTCGTCGCGCGAGAGATCGCGCGTGCACACCGCGGCCAGGCCCTCGGAGTTCACGCCGCACAGGCAGCCGGCGAGCGGCGCGAGCACGAGCTCGGCGCTGGCGAAGCCGCCGGCGTCGGGGCGGCTGCGGCGCAGAGCTACGAGTGACTCGAGCCCGGCCGGGAGCTCGAACGCCGCGCCGAGCGGCGCGCTCGCCGCCACGAACGCGGCCCCTTGCACGCGGGTCAGCGCCTCGCCCAGGAGCAGCAGCCACTCGGGCGTGCCGCTGGCCAGCGCCATGCCCTCGATCCGCTCGCGCTGCCAGGGCAGCTGCGTCTCGAGCGCGCGCGCGCTGGTCCCGCGCACCCGCCGCACCAGCGCGCGGCGCGCGAGCCAGGGCAGAGACCCGCGCAGGCGCAGCGCAGCGGCGCGGATCTCGCTCGCCAGCGACTCGCCTTGCGCGCGGCCCTGCTCGACCGGCGCACCCGGAGTCTCGAAGAGCGGCGTCATCGCGCGGGCGGCGCGATCTGCAAAATCTCGTTCGCGGAGCCCATGCGGTAGCCGTCGACGTCGAGCGCGACCCAGCGGAAGCCCGCGTCGTGCAGCGCGCGCGAGATCGCGCGCAGCGCGTCGGGCGCGAGCGCGCGCGGCATCTCCTCGCGCGCCAGCTCCACGCGCCCCAGGTCGCCGTGGTGGCGCACGCGCAGCTGGCGGTAGCCGAGCGCGCGCAGCGCGTCTTCCGCGCGGTCGATCTGCGCCAGCTTCTCGGGAGTCACCTCCATGCCGTAGGGCACGCGCGACGAGAGACAGGCCGAGGCGGGCAGCTCCGCGGTCTCGAGCCCGGCCGCCGCCGAGAGCGCGCGAATCTCGGCCTTGCCCAGGCCCGCTTCCAGGAGCGGCGAGAGCACCCGGTGCTCCTCGGCCGCGCGGTGACCGGGGCGGAAGTCGCCGGTGTCGTCGCGGTTGATGCCGTAGGCCACGGCCGCGAAGCCGCGCTCGACCCGCAGGCCTTCCAGGAGGTCGAACAGCTCGGTCTTGCAGAAGTAGCAGCGGTCGGGCGCGTTGCGCGCGTACTCCGCGCGCTCGTGCTCGTGTGAGTCGATCCACTCGTGGCGCAGCCCGACCTGGCGCGCGACGCGCTCCGCGGTCTCGCGGTGACTGCGCGGGTACGACGGAGACACCGCGGTGACCGCCAGCGCGCGCGGCCCGAGCGCCTGGTGCGCGGCCCAGGCGAGGTACGCGGAGTCGACGCCGCCCGAGTACGCGACCACGAGCGACTCGCAGCGAGACAGTCGCGCCAGGAGCGCCGCTTGCCTGGCGCTGGCGTCGTCGCTGGCGCGCGTTTCCGCTGGCTCGTTCGACACGCGGGCAGGTTACGAACGCGCTCGTTCGCGTGTCAATGACAGTGGCCCCGCGGCGGCTATCCTCGCGGGCCATGGCGAAACGGCGCATCGGGATCGTCTTCGGGGGCCGCTCGACCGAGCACGAGGTCTCCGTGGCGTCGGCCAGCGCGATCCACGATGCGCTCGACCCCGCGCGCTACGCGCCGGTCCTGATCGGCGTGGCGCACGACGGCAGCTGGCACGTGGCCGAGGCGGGCTCGGGACTCATGCCCGGCGAGGTGATCGGCCACGCGAAGAGCCGCACGGCCTTCGCGGGTCTGCGCTCCGGCCTCGAGCTCCTGCGCCGCAGCGACGCGGCACCGGCGCTCGCCGAGAAGCTCGACGCGGTGTTCCCGATCATCCACGGCCGCGGCGGCGAGGACGGCTCACTGCAGGGCATGCTCGAGCTGGCCGAGATCCCGTACGTGGGCTGCGGCGTGCTCGCCACCGCGCTGTGCATGGACAAGGCGCTCGCGAAGTCGGTGTTGCGCGACGCCGGCGTCCCGGTCGTGCCCGCGAACGAGATCTCGCGCCACGAGGCGCTGCTCTCGACCGCCGACTTCGAGGAGGCCGTCGAGGCGCGCTTCGCCTACCCGTTGTTCGTGAAGCCCACGAACACCGGCTCGTCGGTCGGCGTGCAGAAGGTGCGCACGCGCGCCCACCTGCACCACGCGATCAAGGAGGCCGCGAGATACGACCACGACGTGCTGGTCGAGCCCGGCGTCGAGGCGCGCGAGATCGAGTGCGCGGTGCTGGGCGGTCACTCGCCGCAGGCCTCGCAGCTGGGCGAGGTGCGCTACAGCGCGGAGTTCTACGACTACGAGGCCAAGTACGCCAGTGACTCCACGCAGATCCTGATCCCGGCCGACGTCACGCCCGAGCAGGACCAGACCATGCGCCGCTACGCGCTCGAGGCCTTTCGCGCGCTGAAGTGCTGGGGCATGGCGCGCGTGGATTTCTTCCTCGAGAAGAAGACCGGGCGCATCCTGCTGAACGAGCTGAACACGCTGCCCGGCTTCACCGACGCCAGCATGTACCCGAAGCTCTGGGAGGCCAGCGGCATCTCGCTGCCCGAGCTGGCCGACCGGCTGATCGAGCTGGCGTTCGAGCGGCGCAAGGAGACGGCCTCGCTCGAGATCCGCTACGCGAAGTGACTCGCCGCAGTCAAGCGGAGAAGAAGCGCAATAGCTCGAGCTCCATCGCCTGCGCGTCGGCGTAGCCCAGGTCGATCAGCTCCGAGGCGTACTCGCCGTCGAACAACAGGTAGCTCATCAGGTCGGCCTCGTTCTCGGGTGAGCCGCGCGTGAGCGCGTCGAAGGCGAAGCGGCCCAGGATGCTGCGCTGCGGGTTGGCCTTGGCGCGCGCGACGTGGCGCGCGGCGATCACGCCGATGTCGCGGCTCGGGCGGATCAGACAGTCCTCGACCACGCGGAAGCCCATGCCGCGCTCTTTCTTCACCTGCACGTTCACCCGCTCGAGATACTCGTCGCCGTAGAGCTCGAGCCCGGCGCGCAGGATGCGGTTCACCACGCGCATCTGGCCCAGGTCGTACTCGAGCCGGTCGATCAGCAGCGCGTCGAGGATCTTGCCGAACAGGAAGCCCGCCGACTGCATCTGGCCCAGGCGCTCGGCCGCGAGCGGATCGCCGAGCGACGGCGGCCGCCCGTGGCGCAGGCCCACGACCAGCACCCGGTTCGAGCCGAGGCGCAGCGCAGGCGCCAGCGGCGTCTGCTGCCGCAGGCTGCCGTCGCAGTAGAACGTGTCGCCGATGCGCACCGTGGGGAACAGCAACGGGATCGCCGCCGAGGCCAGGGCGTGCTCGGGGCCCATGCGCGCGGGCTGCGCCACGTGCAGCACGTCGTTGGTCCAGCTCGGCACCTCACGATCGCGGTGGTCGATGAACGCGACCGTGCGCCCGGTCGCGACCTCGGTCGCGCTGACGCACACGGCGGTGAAGCGGCCCGCGCGGCGGTTGCGGCGCAGGCGCCGCCACGGAATGCCCTCGACCACGAGTCTCTCGAGCGGCGAGGTGTTCAAGAGGCCCGGGATGCGCGCCTGCGCCGCGCCCGGCGAGATCGAGCGGCCCACGAGCGAGCCGAGCAGTGACTTCGAGAAGCTCCACGCGTCGCCCACGCCGAAGCGGTACACGCGCGCGAACGACATGTTGCGCCACACGTCGACCAGGCTGCGCACGCCGGCCGCCGGGTCGTCGGACAGCGCGGCCAGCCAGCACGAGTGCACGGCGCCGACGCTGGTGCCCGAGTAGACGTCGAAGCGCGGGTAGTAGCCGAGCTTGCGCGGCAGGTCGCCGAGCACGAAGCGCAGCACGCCGGCTTCGTAGGCGCCGCGCGCGCCGCCGCCCGAGAGCACGATCGCGCGGCGCACGCCTTCGCGGCGCGGCTCCAGAGGCAGCGCGCCGTCTGTCGCGGGAGGGTCCACTCACTAGAAGGTCGGCAGCAGCGCGCGAGACACTTAGGACGCAGAGCAGCAGAAACAGAAAGCCCGGACCGGAACCTCGCACTGCGCGAGGGGAGGGGTTTCCGGCCCGGGCACTCCCATGCCCGGGACAACGAGCCCCGGGCAGCTCTCTGCCGAGCAATCGACATGCCAGACGACGTTTCTCGTGCAGCTCCGCGCCGAGTCACGCGACTTGCCGTGGGAACGCCCCCGAGTCACCGAGCGTGATCCCGAACACCAACGCGCATCGATCCTGTGGGCCATGCGCAACATGACGCCGAATTGCGGCCCGAGGTGACGCGTCGCGGCCCGGGCGGCGCGTTCGGCTAGACTGGTTGCATGCGGAAGTGGTTCATCGTCTCGGCCGTCGGTCGCGATCGGCCCGGCATCGTCGCGGACCTCGCACAGCTCGTGTACGACTGCGAAGCGAACCTCGAGGACTCACGGATGACGCTGCTCGGCAACGAGTTCGCGTCGATCCTCCTGTGCTCGGGTAGCTCGCCCGAGCTCGAGCAGCGCCTGGCCGCGGGCGCGCGCCGGCTCGAATGGGAGAACCGGCTCACGGTGTTCATCCGCCCGCTCGAAGGGCAGCCGCGACCGGCCGTGCCCGCGCCCGGCACGCGCCTGTTCCGCGTCGAGACGCAGGGCATGGACCGGGCCGGGATCGTGGCGCGCATCTGCCGCACGCTGGCCGACCACCGCGTGAACATCGCCGACCTGCAGTCGCGCTCCGTGCCCTCGCCGTCGGGCTCGGCCCTGTACCGCATGACGGTGCTGGCCGAGGTGCCCGACCACCTCGACCCGCGCACGCTCGGCAAGGCGCTCGAGGAGCGCGGCGCGGAGCTCGGGCTCGAAGTCACGCTGACTCCGGCCTGAACGGGGTGCCCCGGCACGTCATCGTGGTCGGCGCCGGCCTCGCGGGGCTGGCGGCGGCGTTCCGGCTCGAGTCACTGGGCGCGCGTGCGACCGTGCTCGAAGCGCGCGCGCGCCCGGGCGGGAAGCACGCGCGCGAGTCACTCGCCGGGCTCGCGCTCGAGCCCTGGCCGGGCTGGCTGCCGCGCCCCGCGCCGGCCTTCACGGAGCTCGTGCACGAGCTCGACCTGCTCCGGCTCGTGGAGCGGGCGCCGCTCCGGCCGCCGCTGCGCCTGCGCGACCTGCTGCGGCGGTCCTGGCTGGGCCCGTGGCGGCTGCGCCGCCTGGCGCTGCTCGCGGCCTGGCTCGGCGGCGGGCTCGACCCGGACCTGCCCTGGCGCGACACGCGGCTCGACGACCGCAGCGTGGCCGACTTCTGCCAGGTGTATCTCGGGCGGCGCGCGCACGACCAGCTGCTGGGGCCGCTGTTCGCCGCCGTGTTCGGGCTGGCGAGCCGCGAGACCAGCCGCCAGCTCCTGTTCTCGTTTCTCGAGCCCACAGGCGAGCTCGCGCTCGACTCGGTCCAGGGCGCGGGTCAGCTGGTCGAGGCGCTCGCGGCCAGGCTCTCCGACCTGCGCACCGGCGCGCGCGTGGCCGCGCTCGAGCCCGACCGCCGCGGCGTGAAGCTCGCCGACGGCACGGCTCTCGCCGCCGACGCCGTGCTGCTGGCCGTGAGTGCGGGCGAGGCGGAGCGCCTGTCGGGCGCGCTGGCGCCGGCCGCGCAGGCGGGCTTCGCGGCGCTGCGCAGTCAGTCGTCGCTCGTGCTCCAGGTCGTGACTCCCGAGGACGTGCCCGCCCGGACGCGCGAGACCTGGCTCTCTCGGGCCGAGGGCGGCGAGCTGGGGGCGATCTCGCTGCGCGGGCCGCGCCAGCTCGCGCTCGTGGCCCGGCCCGATCTCGCCGCGCGCCACGGCCATCGCCCCGACGCCGAGCTGGCGCACTTCCTGCTCGAGTCCGGCGCGCGCGCCGTGCCCGCGCTCGCCGACCCACGCGCCGTCTGGCGCCTCTTTCGTGTCTCGCAGCCCGCCTTCGGCGTGGGTCACTACCGCGCGCTGGCGCGCATCGACCCGGGCTACGCCGGTGACTGGTGCGGCGGCCCGCACCTCGAAGGCGAGCTGGCCTCGGGCCTGCGCGCGGCGCGCGAGCTCCTGGCAGCCGAGCGAAGGCCGCCCTGAGCGAGGCCCGCAAGCGCCGGAGCATGGGTAGGGTGCCCATGCGATCACAGGGCAGCCACGCGCAGTGAGGCGAAGCCGAACGAAGCTCAATCAGACAGAGTCGCGACGGTCACGCCGTTCCCGCCCTCGCGCGGGCCGCCGGGCTCGAACTTCTCGACCCCGCGAATGCCGCGCAGCCAGCTGCGGATCGCGTCGCGCAGCGCGCCCGTGCCGTGGCCGTGGATGAAGGTGACTCGCCCGCCGCCGCGCCCGAGCAGCCGCTGCAGCGCGGCGTCGGCGCGCTCGAGTGCCTCGTCGACTCGGAGCCCGCGCAGGTCGCACTCCAGGCTCGACGGCTCGTCGGCGACCTCGCGCCGCACGCTCACGCCGCCGCCCGTTGCCCGCGGAGCGTGGGTAGGGTCCGGCCCCAGCACGCGCGTGACTCGCTCGCGCGCGACCACGGTGCGCACGGCTCCCACGCGCACCGCGATCCGGCCGCGCTTGTCGGGCGGCTCGAGCACCAGCGCCGGCGCGCGTACGCCTGCGAGCTCCACGCGAGCCCCGACCACGAGCGCCGCTTCGGGCACGGCGGCGGCACTGACTCGCGGCGCCGGCTCGGGCTCGGCCTGCGCGCGCTCCGCGGACGCGGTGCGCTCGCGGATGCGCGTGAGCTCCGCCTGCGCGCGGTTCGCGGCTGGCCCGGGCGCCGAGTCGCCGCGCTGCAGCCCGCGCACCACGTGCGCGATCTCGGCCCGCGCGCGCGAGAACGCCGCCTCGAGGTCGGACTTCATGGCGGCCAGCGCCTGCTCGCGCGCGCCGCGCAGCGCCGCCAGGCGCGTCTCGTAGGCGCTGCGCGCGGCCTCGGACTCCTCGCGCATGCGCAGCGCGAGGCGCCGCTCGGCCTCGAGCTCCTGGCGCAGCTCGGACAGCCCGCGCGTCAGCGCTTCGAGCCGCGAGTCCTCGCGGTCGAGCAGCTCGCGCGCGCGCTCCACCACCGCCTCGTCGAGGCCCATGCGCTGCGCCGCCCACATGGCGCCGCTCGAGCCGGGCTGGCCCAGGTGGATGCGGAACGTGGGCAGGAGCGTGTCGGGGTCGAACTCCGCGCTGGCGTTGGCGAAGCGCGGGTCCGAGCCGGCCAGCTCCTTCAGCCGGTTGAAGTGAGTCGTGGCGAGCACCAGCGCGCCGCGCGCGACCAGCGCCTCGAGGATGGCCTGCGCCAGCGCCGCGCCTTCGCCGGGCTCGGTGCCCTCGCCGACCTCGTCGGCGATCACGAGTGACTCGCGGTCGGCCTGCGCCACCACCTCGGCCAGGTTGGCCATGCGCGCCGAGAACGTCGACAGACCCGCGCGCAGGTCCTGCTCGTCGCCGATCTCCGCGAACACGGACTCGCACAGCGGCAGCGCGCTGCCCTCGTCGCACGACACGTGGAGCCCGGCGCGCAGCGACAGCGCCGCGAGCCCCACCGCCTTCGCCGCCACCGT is part of the Myxococcota bacterium genome and encodes:
- a CDS encoding ACT domain-containing protein encodes the protein MRKWFIVSAVGRDRPGIVADLAQLVYDCEANLEDSRMTLLGNEFASILLCSGSSPELEQRLAAGARRLEWENRLTVFIRPLEGQPRPAVPAPGTRLFRVETQGMDRAGIVARICRTLADHRVNIADLQSRSVPSPSGSALYRMTVLAEVPDHLDPRTLGKALEERGAELGLEVTLTPA
- a CDS encoding FAD-dependent oxidoreductase, whose translation is MPRHVIVVGAGLAGLAAAFRLESLGARATVLEARARPGGKHARESLAGLALEPWPGWLPRPAPAFTELVHELDLLRLVERAPLRPPLRLRDLLRRSWLGPWRLRRLALLAAWLGGGLDPDLPWRDTRLDDRSVADFCQVYLGRRAHDQLLGPLFAAVFGLASRETSRQLLFSFLEPTGELALDSVQGAGQLVEALAARLSDLRTGARVAALEPDRRGVKLADGTALAADAVLLAVSAGEAERLSGALAPAAQAGFAALRSQSSLVLQVVTPEDVPARTRETWLSRAEGGELGAISLRGPRQLALVARPDLAARHGHRPDAELAHFLLESGARAVPALADPRAVWRLFRVSQPAFGVGHYRALARIDPGYAGDWCGGPHLEGELASGLRAARELLAAERRPP
- a CDS encoding patatin-like phospholipase family protein → MDPPATDGALPLEPRREGVRRAIVLSGGGARGAYEAGVLRFVLGDLPRKLGYYPRFDVYSGTSVGAVHSCWLAALSDDPAAGVRSLVDVWRNMSFARVYRFGVGDAWSFSKSLLGSLVGRSISPGAAQARIPGLLNTSPLERLVVEGIPWRRLRRNRRAGRFTAVCVSATEVATGRTVAFIDHRDREVPSWTNDVLHVAQPARMGPEHALASAAIPLLFPTVRIGDTFYCDGSLRQQTPLAPALRLGSNRVLVVGLRHGRPPSLGDPLAAERLGQMQSAGFLFGKILDALLIDRLEYDLGQMRVVNRILRAGLELYGDEYLERVNVQVKKERGMGFRVVEDCLIRPSRDIGVIAARHVARAKANPQRSILGRFAFDALTRGSPENEADLMSYLLFDGEYASELIDLGYADAQAMELELLRFFSA
- a CDS encoding D-alanine--D-alanine ligase family protein, encoding MAKRRIGIVFGGRSTEHEVSVASASAIHDALDPARYAPVLIGVAHDGSWHVAEAGSGLMPGEVIGHAKSRTAFAGLRSGLELLRRSDAAPALAEKLDAVFPIIHGRGGEDGSLQGMLELAEIPYVGCGVLATALCMDKALAKSVLRDAGVPVVPANEISRHEALLSTADFEEAVEARFAYPLFVKPTNTGSSVGVQKVRTRAHLHHAIKEAARYDHDVLVEPGVEAREIECAVLGGHSPQASQLGEVRYSAEFYDYEAKYASDSTQILIPADVTPEQDQTMRRYALEAFRALKCWGMARVDFFLEKKTGRILLNELNTLPGFTDASMYPKLWEASGISLPELADRLIELAFERRKETASLEIRYAK
- a CDS encoding Smr/MutS family protein, which codes for MTFRASDATLARLEWQRLLELCAGQAATERGAAALRALDFPATHSAVRERLAHTSEARRLLDAGSEPPFAGVADLRAPLFELSRGRAWNARELAALGQTLEAARRVRLSFAGNRELAPGLAALAETLPELRELERAIAAVVTPAGELRDDASPELRRARRRIRELETEIERHMARHLRDPDVQTHLQDSYATFRENRPVLPIRAEARQRVRGIVHDVSSSGTTVFIEPEDVVEAGNRLRIAQTELTREIDRLLAELSGRARGHAGELEAQGETLEALDCALARGRLSRRAGQREPRIASDGALDLRGLRHPLLLLEAGLAPEDVVPNDLALVDGARCLVISGPNAGGKTVAAKAVGLAALSLRAGLHVSCDEGSALPLCESVFAEIGDEQDLRAGLSTFSARMANLAEVVAQADRESLVIADEVGEGTEPGEGAALAQAILEALVARGALVLATTHFNRLKELAGSDPRFANASAEFDPDTLLPTFRIHLGQPGSSGAMWAAQRMGLDEAVVERARELLDREDSRLEALTRGLSELRQELEAERRLALRMREESEAARSAYETRLAALRGAREQALAAMKSDLEAAFSRARAEIAHVVRGLQRGDSAPGPAANRAQAELTRIRERTASAERAQAEPEPAPRVSAAAVPEAALVVGARVELAGVRAPALVLEPPDKRGRIAVRVGAVRTVVARERVTRVLGPDPTHAPRATGGGVSVRREVADEPSSLECDLRGLRVDEALERADAALQRLLGRGGGRVTFIHGHGTGALRDAIRSWLRGIRGVEKFEPGGPREGGNGVTVATLSD
- the larE gene encoding ATP-dependent sacrificial sulfur transferase LarE, producing the protein MSNEPAETRASDDASARQAALLARLSRCESLVVAYSGGVDSAYLAWAAHQALGPRALAVTAVSPSYPRSHRETAERVARQVGLRHEWIDSHEHERAEYARNAPDRCYFCKTELFDLLEGLRVERGFAAVAYGINRDDTGDFRPGHRAAEEHRVLSPLLEAGLGKAEIRALSAAAGLETAELPASACLSSRVPYGMEVTPEKLAQIDRAEDALRALGYRQLRVRHHGDLGRVELAREEMPRALAPDALRAISRALHDAGFRWVALDVDGYRMGSANEILQIAPPAR